CGTCCCCTCGATGACGCGCGTGGCGCAGGCGGCATCGGCTGCAGCATCCGGGTCTGCATAATAGGCGACACCGCGGCAGGCGGCCGTGTAGGGAATGTTGTCGTCAGAGACCTTGGGGTCATAGCGCCAGCGCTCATTCCCCGTGGCCGCATCCAGCGCGATGATGATGTTCTTGGGCGTGCAGACATAAAGCATGTCCCCCACCTTCAGCGGCGTATTCTCGGCGCCATACTTGCCGTGCGCGAACTCAGATTGCGGCAGGTCTCCGGTATGGACGAGCCAAGCCCGCTGGAGTTGGTCGACATTGGAGGTGTTGATCTGGTCCAGCGGCGAATAGCGTCGTGCACTGTAGGTGCCGCCATAGGCCGGCCAGTCCGCGCCGACGGCGTTCCGCGACGGTTCGGACATCGCCTCGATCCGCGCCCGCGGAACCTCCTTCACGAGGGGTGACGGCGCGTTTGCGGCGATGGCCCATCCGAGCCCGCCGGCCAGAAGGACGACCCCCACGATCCCCGCAACGGCCGTCCTGCCGGAATAGCGACCGGGGCCAAGCGCGGGAAGAAGGGCCAGGATCGGGATGAGCAGGACCAGCGGCGCCACCACCCGAGGCACGAGAGGCCAGGGATGCGGCCCCACTTCCCATAAGGCCCAGGCAATGGTGGCGAGCACGATCGCGCAGTAGAGCCAGACGCCGGCCGCACGCCCCATGAACAGCAGCACCCCGCAAATGACGAGCCCCAGGCCGGCGGCGGCGTAATAAGGCGAACCGCCCAGCGCAATGAGCCATGCGCCCCCGCCCAGGAGCACGATGCCGATCAAGGCGACGATCCCCCCGAGCAAGCGAGGGGACCAGATTGCGAGCAGGGAGCGTCGTGAATCGCGCAATGTCTCGGCTCCTGATGTGAGGGTGATCGAAAACTCAACCTCACACCGGATCAATTGTTCCGATTGCAAGCGCAGAATAAATCTGGATGTTTATTCATCTGGTGAGCTTAGAAAAAATGTGATCATTCAGAGTAAAAATAATACAAACACTAATTCACGAATATTTATTTCCGCTTCGGGGGAGCGTGCGGAGGAAAGGGTCAAGGGATCCATCACGCCGCATGCACCCCACCCGGCAAGCCCTCCCGCCCGGTTGAGTGAGGGAGTGGCAGGCCGGACGAAAGCGCGTTGCGCGGAAGATGCGGCGCGCCCAATCGCGCGCCGCATCTTGCTTCGGTGCATGGTCAGCGGGTGGTGGTGGTGCCGCCGGTGCGGGGGGCTGCGTTGGTGTCCCGGCCCATGCCGGAGTTGCGGGAGCCCTCATCCTCGAAGCGCGGCGCAGCCTGGAGTTGCTCCTTCGTGATGATCAGGAAGATGCGGTCGGCGTCCCGGTCGGGCATCGCCCCGGCCATGTTCTGGCCGGTCCGGTTCTGAGCATTGGTCCCGGCCGTGCCCGCGCCGGTGCTGCCTGTGGCGCCGGTGGTGGAACGCGTGTTTCCGGTGTTGGAGGCTTGGGTATTGCCAGGCCGGGTGTCGCCAGCCCGGAATTGCAGGGCCTGCATGGGCACCGCGACATTGGTCTCGCCGAGCCCCAGGAAGCCGCCCACATCGAGCACAACGCCGATCACCTGGCCATTGCGGTTCAGGAGGACGTCACCAACTTCGCCGATGTCTTCATT
This genomic interval from Aquabacter sp. L1I39 contains the following:
- a CDS encoding PRC-barrel domain-containing protein yields the protein MNKHYITVAAIVAALGVGPALAQNAPAMQNQGRAAGQNSTGAALNFISARDANTWRASELIGKDVYGANNEDIGEVGDVLLNRNGQVIGVVLDVGGFLGLGETNVAVPMQALQFRAGDTRPGNTQASNTGNTRSTTGATGSTGAGTAGTNAQNRTGQNMAGAMPDRDADRIFLIITKEQLQAAPRFEDEGSRNSGMGRDTNAAPRTGGTTTTR